A single window of Aspergillus puulaauensis MK2 DNA, chromosome 5, nearly complete sequence DNA harbors:
- the hacA gene encoding transcription factor HAC1 (COG:K;~EggNog:ENOG410PPY0;~InterPro:IPR004827;~PFAM:PF00170,PF07716;~go_function: GO:0003700 - DNA-binding transcription factor activity [Evidence IEA];~go_process: GO:0006355 - regulation of transcription, DNA-templated [Evidence IEA]) yields the protein MDHTFTDSLPSTPSLEVPVLTVSPADTSLEAEDAELDNKSDEKKAAKKRKSWGQELPVPKTNLPPRKRAKTDDEKEQRRIERVLRNRAAAQTSRERKRLEMEKLENEKIDMEQQNQFLIQRLSQMEAENNRLSQQVAQLSAEVRGSRHSTPRAASPASVSPTLTPTLFKQEGDEIALDRIPFPTPSVTDYSPTLKPSSLAESSDLTQHPAAMLCDLQCQSVGSKEMEVPSRFSTSMPALSTSLTTLQLLFLTMTSTAYSTVIHPLSQILQSLKTGSPLTFSTQEIYQHFHLILWLILTPSLSPSKTSSNPTTFRIRLLARLLACNPAMARPLRDATGRALQLAVRERFFQEERSVTGVVEGRWSWESLLTLASAIDLLEKPERCGRILSGLKSLEGSRRNNSGKRYKVIRSSRSSANPREALTSLLRGMGLR from the exons ATGGACCACACTTTCACAGACTCTTTGCCTTCGACCCCATCATTGGAGGTCCCTGTGCTTACTGTCTCCCCGGCCGACACATCCCTTGAGGCAGAGGATGCAGAGCTGGATAACAAGTCAGACGAAAAGAaagcagcgaagaagaggaaatccTGGGGCCAGGAATTACCAGTTCCTAAGACGAACTTGCCTCCGAG GAAACGAGCCAAGACTGACGATGAAAAGGAGCAGCGCCGGATTGAGCGAGTTCTTCGCAATCGCGCAGCCGCTCAGACCTCGCGCGAACGAAAGAggttggaaatggaaaagTTAGAAAACGAGAAGATCGACATGGAGCAACAGAACCAGTTCCTCATCCAGCGACTTTCTCAGATGGAAGCTGAGAACAACCGTCTAAGCCAGCAAGTTGCGCAACTCTCAGCAGAGGTCCGAGGGTCCCGTCACAGCACACCAAGAGCCGCCTCTCCCGCATCGGTATCGCCGACTCTTACCCCTACTCTTTTTAAGCAAGAGGGTGATGAAATAGCCCTCGACCGAATTCCCTTCCCGACACCATCTGTTACCGACTACTCGCCTACGTTGAAACCTTCCTCTTTGGCAGAGTCCTCCGACCTGACACAACATCCTGCAGCGATGTTGTGTGACCTGCAGTGTCAGTCGGTGGGCTCGAAGGAGATGGAAGTGCCCTCTCGCTTTTCGACCTCGATGCCAGCCTTAAGCACGAGCCTAACGacgctgcagctcctcttTCTGACGATGACTTCCACCGCCTATTCCACGGTGATTCATCCATTAAGTCAGATACTTCAGTCCTTGAAGACGGGTTCGCCTTTGACGTTCTCGACTCAGGAGATCTATCAGCATTTTCATTTGATTCTATGGTTGATTTTGACACCGAGCCTGTCTCCTTCGAAGACATCGAGCAACCCAACGACCTTCCGAATTCGACTTCTTGCAAGACTCCTAGCTTGCAACCCAGCCATGGCGCGTCCACTTCGCGATGCGACGGGCAGGGCATTGCAGCTGGCGGTGCGTGAGAGGTTCTTTCAGGAAGAGCGTTCTGTTACCGGTGTTGTAGAGGGTCGATGGAGCTGGGAATCTTTATTAACCCTGGCATCGGCGATAGATCTTCTTGAGAAGCCTGAACGATGTGGGAGAATCTTGAGTGGTTTAAAGTCGTTAGAGGGTAGTCGGCGCAATAATTCGGGAAAGCGTTACAAGGTCATACGGAGTTCACGGAGTTCGGCCAACCCAAGAGAGGCGTTGACGTCTCTGCTGAGGGGAATGGGCTTACGATAG
- a CDS encoding putative MFS transporter (COG:G;~EggNog:ENOG410PFHA;~InterPro:IPR020846,IPR011701,IPR036259;~PFAM:PF07690;~TransMembrane:10 (i36-56o62-85i92-111o117-136i157-182o188-211i277-303o315-333i354-375o430-456i);~go_function: GO:0022857 - transmembrane transporter activity [Evidence IEA];~go_process: GO:0055085 - transmembrane transport [Evidence IEA]), with product MTRQSSSLFYKGLEELGLLSLWQAPRDAKLLIAQRFVRLFAYGGSTLILASYLSALDISDDHIGLFMTLTLVGDVAISFLLTLFADALGRRAVLALGSALMVGSGITFTLFGNYWLLLAAAVFGVVSPSGNEIGPFKAVEESTLAHLTPRELLRDILLWYSLVGTAGTALGVMICGWAINLLQTERGWAYIPACRTVFLAYSAIGAIKFILSMALSHRVEAEVKKSKPETEHQQPSEASETQPLLEERTTESEQQAQQQPERKGFLSFLGDGDLASLVIRLFILFGLDSFASGLASLSWMTYFFKRKFSLPEGKLGSIFFTTSIISAGSMLIASSIAKRIGNVRTMVFTHLPSAIFLALMPVPSLLPLALTFLVLRACSQNMDVAPRSAFLAAALPSDKRTAIMGSINVVKTSAQSMGPLITGVLSDRGFFGASFILAGILKCIYDIGILISFVGLEKGREREWERERVSQGGSEEQV from the exons ATGACTCGCCAATCCTCGTCGCTCTTCtacaagggccttgaggaacTCGGCCTCCTCTCTCTATGGCAAGCACCCCGAGATGCAaagctcctcatcgcccagcgTTTCGTTCGACTATTTGCGTATGGCGGCTCGACTTTGATTTTGGCTTCATATCTATCTGCTCTAGATATCTCCGATGACCACATTGGCCTGTTTATGACCCTGACTCTCGTCGGGGACGTGGCTATCAGCTTCCTCTTGACCCTCTTCGCCGATGCATTAGGCCGCAGAGCTGTTCTGGCTCTTGGTTCGGCCTTGATGGTTGGCAGTGGGATTACTTTTACGCTTTTTGGAAACTACTGGCTTCTCCTTGCGGCCGCTGTTTTTGGTGTTGTTAGTCCAAG TGGCAATGAGATTGGTCCCTTCAAAGCAGTTGAGGAGTCCACTCTCGCCCATCTCACTCCACGTGAACTACTGCGTGATATTCTGCTATGGTACTCTCTCGTTGGAACGGCAGGGACAGCTCTCGGAGTAATGATATGCGGCTGGGCTATAAACCTGCTGCAGACCGAGAGAGGCTGGGCATATATCCCAGCCTGTCGTACGGTATTCCTCGCGTATTCCGCCATCGGGGCTATCAAGTTCATTCTGTCCATGGCATTAAGCCACAGGGTGGAGGCAGAAgtcaagaagtcgaagccggAGACGGAACACCAGCAACCCAGCGAGGCGAGCGAAACCCAACCCCTCCTTGAGGAGAGAACGACGGAATCCGAACAACAGGCTCAACAGCAGCCCGAACGTAAAGGGTTCCTCTCTTTCCTCGGCGATGGAGACCTCGCTTCCTTGGTGATTCGTCTTTTTATCCTCTTCGGTCTCGACTCGTTTGCTTCGGGTCTTGCTTCTCT ATCATGGATGACATATTTCTTCAAGCGAAAATTCTCACTACCTGAGGGAAAGCTTGGCTCTATCTTCTTCACAACAAGCATCATCTCCGCCGGCTCAATGCTAATCGCCTCTTCCATCGCAAAGCGCATTGGTAACGTACGAACAATGGTCTTCACGCACCTTCCGTCAGCAATATTTTTAGCACTGATGCCCGTTCCCTCGCTCCTCCCGCTCGCATTAaccttcctcgtcctccgcgcCTGCTCCCAGAACATGGACGTTGCGCCGCGCTCGGCGTTCTTGGCTGCAGCACTGCCGAGTGATAAGCGCACGGCGATCATGGGGTCTATTAATGTTGTGAAAACATCGGCGCAGAGTATGGGCCCATTAATCACTGGTGTTCTTTCTGACAGGGGATTCTTTGGGGCGAGTTTTATTCTTGCGGGAATTCTGAAGTGCATTTATGATATTGGGATTTTGATTAGTTTTGTGGGGTtggagaaggggagggagagggaatgggaaagggaaagggtTAGTCAAGGAGGGAGTGAGGAGCAGGTCTGA
- a CDS encoding 3-oxoacid CoA-transferase (COG:C;~EggNog:ENOG410PGYY;~InterPro:IPR004165,IPR012791,IPR037171,IPR014388;~PFAM:PF01144,PF13336;~go_function: GO:0008410 - CoA-transferase activity [Evidence IEA];~go_process: GO:0046952 - ketone body catabolic process [Evidence IEA]), giving the protein MATLRVTALTLSRKATNVARAQLCLRACQRTWARPSPPTVLAKYSTATTTIEQPSRAPSVDRAASKLFNNADDAVADLKSGSTILSSGFGLCGVADTIISAIGRRGVDDIHSLTAVSNNAGAPGRGGLSTLTHSGQVNRLIISYLGNNKALEQKYLTGNIAVELCPQGTLAERLRAGGAGIPAFYTATGAHTFLQDGKIPVRLDASGKVLEQGKPRETRVFNKKKYLMETALTGDVAILRAWKADEAGNCVFRYTTKAFGPIMAKAAALTIVEAENIVPVGSIDPNEVDLPGIFVNRIVPATAKKNIEILKLREPKEYGPAASNGSPAIIQRNRIAKRAAKELKQGYYVNLGVGIPTLAPSMLPEDVKVWIQSENGILGMGPYPTEEEVDADIINAGKETVTLNPGAATFDSTESFGMIRGGHVDVSILGALQVSANGDLANYMIPGKVFKGMGGAMDLISNPDQTKIVVATSHTAKDGSSKIVSECALPLTGANCVSTIITELCVFQVDRHKGELTLTELAPGVEVDEVRAKTDAPFHVADKIEVME; this is encoded by the exons ATGGCGACGCTCAGAGTTACAGCGCTGACTTTGTCTCGGAAGGCGACGAATGTGGCTCGGGCTCAACTATGCCTCCGTGCGTGCCAGAGGACATGGGCTCGACCAAGCCCGCCTACAGTCCTCGCGAAGTATTCCACTGCGACCACAACGATTGAGCAGCCATCTCGCGCTCCAAGCGTTGACCGTGCAGCGTCGAAACTATTCAATAATGCTGACGATGCTGTAGCTGACCTCAAGAGCGGGTCGACTATTCTAAGTTCCGGCTTTGGCCTCTGTGGGGTTGCAG ATACAATTATATCCGCAATTGGTCGACGAGGGGTTGATGACATTCACTCCCTAACCGCAGTCTCAAACAACGCCGGTGCTCCTGGTAGAGGCGGACTCTCTACCCTGACACATTCTGGACAAGTGAATCGACTCATCATATCGTACCTCGGGAACAATAAAGCGTTGGAGCAAAAATATCTCACAGGAAACATTGCTGTTGAGCTGTGTCCCCAAGGAACTCTGGCAGAGCGTCTGcgcgctggaggagctggaatACCTGCTTTTTACACTGCCACTGGAGCTC ACACGTTCCTTCAAGATGGCAAGATTCCGGTACGCCTCGATGCGTCAGGCAAAGTGTTGGAACAAGGCAAACCCCGAGAAACAAGGGTtttcaacaagaagaaatatTTGATGGAAACTGCTCTTACCGGAGATGTTGCTATTCTACGAGCATGGAAGGCAGACGAGGCTGGCAATTGTGTTTTCCG CTACACTACAAAAGCATTCGGTCCTATCATGGCAAAGGCAGCTGCCCTTACTATAGTTGAGGCGGAGAACATTGTCCCTGTCGGTTCTATCGATCCTAATGAGGTTGACCTGCCTGGTATTTTCGTGAACAGGATAGTGCCTGCGACAGCTAAGAAGAACATTGAGATCCTGAAGCTTCGGGAACCAAAGGAATATGGCCCAGCGGCATCGAATGGGTCTCCCGCCATTATTCAAAGAAACCGAATCGCCAAGAGAGCAGCAAAGGAACTCAAACAAGGGTATTATGTGAATCTGGGAGTCG GAATTCCTACACTTGCACCATCGATGTTGCCTGAGGATGTTAAAGTATGGATCCAGTCTGAAAACGGAATACTTGGAATG GGGCCATATCCTAccgaagaggaagttgaTGC GGACATTATAAACGCCGGAAAAGAGACAGTAACGCTCAATCCAGGCGCAGCGACCTTCGATAGCACCGAGTCGTTTGGGATGATCCGAGGTGGACACGTAGATGTCTCTATCTTGGGG GCTCTCCAAGTGAGCGCAAACGGTGACCTAGCCAACTACATGATCCCCGGGAAAGTCTTCAAGGGGATGGGCGGAGCCATGGATCTGATATCAAACCCCGACCAAACTAAGATTGTTGTTGCCACAAGCCACACGGCAAAGGATGGCTCCTCCAAGATCGTCTCCGAATGTGCCCTTCCCCTAACTGGAGCCAACTGTGTCAGCACGATCATCACGGAACTG TGTGTATTCCAAGTGGATCGCCACAAGGGCGAGCTTACTCTGACCGAGCTTGCACCTGGGGTAGAGGTTGACGAGGTCCGGGCGAAGACGGATGCTCCGTTCCATGTCGCGGATAAGATAGAGGTTATGGAGTAG
- a CDS encoding uncharacterized protein (COG:S;~EggNog:ENOG410PM9T;~InterPro:IPR036864,IPR001138;~PFAM:PF00172;~TransMembrane:4 (o258-278i298-315o327-346i568-585o);~go_function: GO:0000981 - DNA-binding transcription factor activity, RNA polymerase II-specific [Evidence IEA];~go_function: GO:0008270 - zinc ion binding [Evidence IEA];~go_process: GO:0006355 - regulation of transcription, DNA-templated [Evidence IEA]), whose amino-acid sequence MNRRAPALNQRRASHSRQAACLNCRKSKVRCDRSQGEASCDKCRHVGLECVVPSHHVGRQKGVKNKRKGLEKALHQIEQAIKRPKADHQSTEAAQKVIADLQGLLSKTQNQRPQNESEEFSEDPDQPESSHFPYSNSGESLALDDAENPLQLLARASDLQLSPNDVRDTATWPSLATPHPTAGSKVSLESNAPAAKTFFVPVRVNRDIGPDLDPVEVGLVTLPEAESLFSFFYQNLAHTRWGLDPLIHTVEFVRAQSAFLFTSIMAATALFLPSTAALSKRLSRHSKCLAHKVIKERLRSVEIVLAFMVNVPWMAPGGCLGDDDTCSYIAMALTVALDLSLNKIVLPSTSFDSTLTRRLAKADCIDGRRALQIDGFDDIDPASDWGHRLLRRRERTWIALFVLERGVCLARGRSYTVPPTTLIENCDRWHVSDLADSRDGAMNSMAILRRDLDGLFKRVKSNCDSYQGSSTGSGAAQSIKTMIESFYSEWYEVWGPGIGEGQSLILPPYVEILVTHTQLSTYGGVINHPTAPLEVKRFFRAAGLSSALNVMRAAIQGEARLKSMPNNTVIMISFAACSALSLSVMPTDSNSSLAPSVRNLIEEVAGVLERIGTTPSHRNGASVLYGRLLRQLVRRIPASLDLQVQGDSRGVPHPETLPSTTLNEFGAIPITTQEGFAPSLFWSEPMQFSAMSDDQIIDAVNRAGTAFGASVPDVPLDDMMSWDWLDIGNPEFNL is encoded by the exons ATGAATCGCCGGGCACCAGCTTTGAATCAACGACGGGCCTCTCATAGCCGACAAGCCGCATGCCTCAACTGCCGGAAAAGCAAAGTACGCTGTGACCGCAGCCAGGGAGAGGCTTCTTGCGATAAATGTAGACATGTCGGCTTAGAATGCGTCGTTCCCAGCCATCATGTTGGAAGGCAGAAGGGAGTAAAGAA CAAGCGCAAAGGCCTGGAAAAAGCACTGCATCAAATAGAGCAGGCGATCAAGCGGCCTAAGGCCGATCATCAATCCACTGAAGCTGCGCAGAAAGTGATTGCGGACCTTCAAGGTCTGCTCAGCAAGACGCAGAACCAACGGCCGCAGAACGAGAGTGAGGAATTTTCCGAGGATCCCGATCAACCTGAATCCTCGCACTTCCCATATTCAAATTCCGGGGAAAGCCTCGCTCTAGATGACGCAGAGAATCCTTTGCAATTGCTTGCGCGGGCTTCTGACCTCCAGCTGTCTCCAAATGATGTTCGTGATACAGCAACGTGGCCTTCGTTGGCGACACCGCATCCAACGGCAGGGTCAAAAGTGAGCTTGGAAAGCAATGCTCCCGCAGCAAAGACCTTCTTTGTGCCTGTGAGAGTGAATCGAGACATTGGCCCGGACTTGGACCCTGTTGAGGTCGGGCTTGTTACACTGCCCGAAGCTGagtctcttttctcttt CTTCTACCAAAATCTTGCACATACTAGATGGGGGCTCGATCCTCTTATTCATACTGTGGAGTTTGTTCGCGCTCAGTCGGCTTTCCTGTTCACTTCAATTATGGCCGCCACTGCCCTATTTCTGCCATCTACTGCTGCATTGTCCAAAAGACTATCGAGACACAGCAAATGTTTAGCGCACAAGGTGATAAAAGAACGCCTCAGATCGGTTGAAATTGTTCTGGCTTTCATGGTCAATGTTCCATGGATGGCACCCGGGGGTTGCTTGGGGGACGATGATACTTGTTCctacatcgccatggccttgACAGTTGCATTGGACCTGTCTCTGAACAAGATCGTTTTACCGTCAACAAGTTTTGACAGTACCCTTACACGAAGGCTTGCCAAAGCTGATTGTATTgatggaagaagagcttTGCAGATCGATGGATTTGACGACATTGATCCGGCTTCTGACTGGGGTCACAGATTGCTACGGCGACGAGAACGGACATGGATCGCACTGTTCGTACTTGAACGGGG AGTATGCCTAGCCCGCGGGAGAAGTTATACAGTGCCTCCGACTACGCTGATTGAGAACTGTGACCGGTGGCATGTCTCAGATCTGGCGGATTCTCGCGATGGCGCTATGAATTCAATGGCTATACTTCGAAGAGACCTC GATGGACTGTTTAAAAGGGTTAAATCCAATTGCGATAGCTATCAGGGAAGTAGTACGGGGTCCGGAGCGGCGCAATC GATCAAGACAATGATAGAGAGTTTCTATAGTGAATGGTATGAAGTTTGGGGTCCAGGAATCGGAGAAGGCCAGT CACTCATCCTTCCACCGTACGTGGAGATCCTCGTCACACATACCCAGCTTTCAACATACGGCGGCGTGATAAACCATCCTACAGCTCCCCTTGAAGTGAAACGATTCTTTCGTGCGGCTGGCCTTTCCTCCGCACTGAATGTTATGCGTGCAGCTATTCAAGGGGAAGCGAGGCTAAAATCAATGCCAAACAATACCGTCATCATGATTTCGTTTGCTGCATGCTCTGCATTGAGCCTCAGCGTGATGCCGACAGATAGCAATTCCAGCTTAGCCCCAAGTGTCCGGAATCTGATTGAAGAAGTAGCTGGGGTCCTTGAACGGATTGGAACCACACCAAGTCACAGGAATGGAGCGTCTGTACTGTATGGGCGGCTCCTGCGCCAGCTTGTTCGACGCATACCGGCCAGTTTAGATTTGCAAGTGCAGGGTGACTCTCGAGGTGTCCCTCATCCAGAAACGCTCCCTTCGACGACCTTGAATGAATTTGGAGCCATTCCGATAACGACTCAAGAAGGGTTTGCGCCGTCTCTGTTTTGGTCAGAACCAATGCAGTTCTCCGCCATGTCTGACGACCAGATTATTGACGCTGTTAATCGAGCGGGCACTGCCTTCGGAGCTAGTGTTCCTGACGTTCCGCTGGACGATATGATGAGCTGGGACTGGCTCGACATAGGCAATCCAGAATTCAATTTGTGA
- the DID2 gene encoding putative SNF7 family protein Fti1/Did2 (BUSCO:EOG092656CM;~COG:U;~EggNog:ENOG410PH3M) — protein sequence MVRKDPIFEARTNVKLHSNRLKKEAARAETTFKSEKAKADKAMKNREFQIARIHASSAVREKRRQVTLRAEAARADVIINELKAAQSTRDTSRTLAMASRGLDAASKSVNLETLVSHANNFLARSEDFKIASSAIEDVAQGVSMQEYGAEGEADVDRLMEQLADDAGVDMRLALEQDSAPKEDVKEQTKVDADVEDGLGARLRALRAAN from the exons ATGGTTCGAAAAGACCCTATTTTTGAAGCGCGCACCAATGTCAAA TTACACTCCAATCGCTTGAAGAAAGAAGCCGCCCGCGCGGAGACAACCTTCAAGTCCGAAAAAGCAAAGGCCGACAAGGCGATGAAAAACCGCGAATTCCAGATAGCGCGGATCCACGCATCCTCCGCCGTGCGCGAGAAACGGCGACAGGTCACCTTGCGAGCAGAAGCGGCCCGTGCAGATGTGATCATAAATGAACTGAAGGCTGCACAGAGCACCCGGGACACGTCGCGCACCCTCGCGATGGCGTCTCGAGGCTTAGACGCTGCATCCAAGAGTGTAAACCTCGAGACGCTAGTATCCCACGCAAACAACTTTCTCGCACGCTCGGAGGACTTCAAGATTGCCAGCAGCGCCATCGAGGATGTGGCTCAAGGTGTTTCAATGCAAGAGTATGGGGCTGAGGGCGAGGCCGATGTTGATCGCCTAATGGAGCAGCTTGCCGACGATGCGGGAGTGGACATGCGACTTGCTCTAGAGCAGGACTCAGCACCAAAGGAAGATGTGAAGGAACAAACGAAAGTCGATGCAGATGTTGAGGATGGACTAGGTGCCAGATTGCGAGCTCTGCGAGCCGCAAATtga